A single genomic interval of Chitinophaga sp. 180180018-3 harbors:
- a CDS encoding mechanosensitive ion channel domain-containing protein, giving the protein MFIRVKIFLQLLIVSIIMTAGIQVQGQHNTNIKQPSDTATIDSATLSKRIAALAKDSTKLIKSDTSVAILISRIENYTLLMNELMSSLRKGFDTTTIVASLPLADTSLALVKFNIASLGRTPNINDIYTNKVMLGQLQRTLHSMQGMLVGYYDKLISIEDTIHSIRRDTAMRNIPAEGELYGFYIGQMTNLIRKFRAVDSANKVYLVKIGLLQNKVANRYIEASNLYEDMDYRLEQYTANMFAKDYRYLWNPHRDSINPLEFFPVLKNSLHKSTKVLGVFFSIQWPVFILWLLVTILFSWWVYNNIRRIRQNYEEQEGESILQHAQYLYRHPIACTVVLLTTLSATLSVHYPILYTEITWGFAVTALTIIFRTHLPKPLFRSWLLLAGLLVLYSLNNLLIEVTYAEQWGLLIGAVLSISLGRRLLKETALAAFASSKYTRPVIRLFIFTSAVSLLLVVFARVGTGKIMGSSAVVSTFMAISLYIMLKVILEAVYLQVEANKDSSAFTSFMDYQDIQRKMKNVLGILAFVGWLMVIARNLYLYDAIYENISDLLESPHRIGNSDFTFSSIIIFILVIWIASIASQLIAYMFGNTGHDSSANKKMKFGSALLLLRLAVLTCGILLAFAASGIPMDKLTIVIGALSVGIGFGLQNVVNNLVSGIILAFEKPIEVGDAIELGARSGIIKEVGIRSSKISAYDGSEVIVPNGDLISQQLINWTRNNRTKRIMLTIGVAYGSDVDQVTTLLKSAFTDRKEVMTIPAPFIQLYEFADNSVNFRVYFWVANLDNAGSVQSNVLAFIYDSFNKAGIELPFPQRDLHIRSVDESVIKRWDKPAQGDVG; this is encoded by the coding sequence ATGTTTATCAGGGTTAAAATCTTCCTGCAGCTGTTAATCGTTTCCATTATTATGACCGCCGGTATTCAGGTACAGGGGCAGCATAATACTAATATAAAACAGCCATCAGATACTGCCACTATTGACAGCGCTACCCTCAGCAAGCGCATTGCCGCGCTGGCAAAGGATAGTACAAAGCTGATAAAGTCAGACACTTCCGTTGCCATCCTTATCAGCCGCATCGAGAATTACACGTTATTGATGAATGAGCTGATGAGTTCATTACGCAAGGGCTTCGATACCACTACTATCGTGGCATCGCTGCCGCTGGCAGATACTTCGCTGGCATTGGTGAAATTCAATATTGCGAGTCTGGGACGCACGCCCAACATCAATGATATTTACACCAATAAAGTTATGCTCGGGCAGTTGCAACGTACACTGCACTCGATGCAGGGAATGCTGGTGGGATATTACGATAAGCTGATCAGCATTGAAGATACCATTCATTCTATCCGGCGCGATACGGCGATGAGGAATATACCGGCAGAGGGAGAACTATATGGCTTTTATATAGGTCAGATGACAAACCTGATCCGGAAATTCCGGGCAGTGGATAGTGCGAATAAAGTATACCTGGTTAAAATCGGGCTGTTGCAGAACAAGGTAGCCAACCGATATATAGAAGCATCGAATTTATATGAAGACATGGACTACCGGCTGGAGCAATATACCGCCAATATGTTTGCGAAAGATTACCGGTATTTATGGAATCCGCACCGAGACAGTATCAACCCGTTAGAGTTTTTTCCGGTGTTGAAAAATTCGTTGCATAAAAGCACCAAAGTGCTGGGCGTATTTTTTTCTATACAGTGGCCGGTATTCATTTTATGGCTGCTGGTGACGATATTGTTTTCGTGGTGGGTGTATAATAACATCCGCCGTATCCGGCAAAATTATGAAGAGCAGGAAGGCGAAAGTATACTTCAGCATGCACAATATCTTTACCGGCATCCGATAGCCTGTACGGTAGTGTTACTCACTACCCTTTCGGCCACGTTATCGGTGCATTACCCGATCCTGTATACAGAGATCACGTGGGGATTTGCGGTGACAGCACTGACTATTATATTCCGTACACATCTTCCAAAACCACTATTCAGGAGCTGGTTATTGCTGGCAGGATTACTTGTATTATATTCTCTGAACAATCTGTTGATAGAAGTAACCTATGCAGAACAATGGGGCCTGCTCATAGGCGCCGTGTTATCGATTTCGCTGGGCAGACGGTTGCTAAAAGAAACTGCGCTGGCGGCCTTTGCGTCGTCTAAATATACCCGTCCGGTTATCCGGCTGTTTATTTTTACGAGCGCTGTATCGTTGCTACTGGTAGTATTTGCGCGGGTAGGCACGGGCAAAATCATGGGATCGAGTGCCGTGGTGAGCACATTCATGGCAATAAGTTTGTATATCATGTTAAAAGTGATCCTGGAAGCAGTGTACCTGCAGGTGGAAGCCAACAAGGATTCGAGCGCATTTACATCGTTTATGGATTACCAGGATATACAACGAAAGATGAAGAATGTGCTTGGGATTCTGGCATTTGTAGGCTGGCTGATGGTGATAGCCCGTAATCTTTATTTGTATGATGCGATTTATGAAAACATATCTGATTTACTGGAATCGCCTCATCGCATCGGCAATTCAGATTTCACGTTCAGCAGTATTATAATATTCATACTCGTGATATGGATAGCCTCCATAGCATCGCAGCTGATAGCGTATATGTTTGGGAATACGGGGCATGACAGTTCCGCGAATAAGAAAATGAAGTTTGGCTCTGCGCTGTTGTTGTTGCGGCTGGCAGTGCTTACCTGCGGCATTTTGCTGGCATTTGCCGCATCGGGTATTCCGATGGATAAGCTGACGATAGTTATCGGAGCATTGAGTGTGGGTATTGGATTTGGGTTGCAGAATGTGGTGAACAACCTCGTATCCGGTATCATCCTGGCATTTGAGAAACCAATAGAAGTGGGAGATGCGATAGAGTTGGGAGCGCGTTCGGGGATTATCAAGGAAGTGGGCATCCGTTCGAGTAAGATCAGTGCCTATGATGGTTCGGAGGTGATTGTACCAAATGGTGATCTGATTTCCCAGCAGCTGATCAACTGGACCAGGAATAACCGTACCAAGCGTATTATGCTGACAATAGGAGTGGCATATGGCAGTGATGTAGATCAGGTGACCACGTTGCTGAAGTCGGCGTTTACGGACCGGAAAGAAGTGATGACTATACCGGCACCGTTTATCCAGTTGTATGAATTTGCCGATAATTCGGTGAATTTCAGGGTTTATTTCTGGGTGGCGAACCTTGATAATGCCGGCTCTGTGCAGAGTAATGTACTGGCATTTATATACGACTCGTTTAACAAGGCGGGGATAGAGTTACCGTTTCCGCAGCGGGATTTGCATATCAGATCGGTGGATGAGAGCGTGATAAAGCGGTGGGATAAACCGGCGCAGGGGGATGTTGGTTAA
- a CDS encoding WG repeat-containing protein, with amino-acid sequence MRNLIIVVVLSIFPFFSAIAQSLKVEGYAGSSNNYITKFKGNYFTVERNDGYAIIDMEGKVVASGIKAPVMGFFRELPFAHGTIFTDEAGNIVLKNVKGQTLGTGKYKEVLPFTTDNTVARVPSAPGTWIVAYIDTTGKEIVRFDVKKYIAIVQPLNKNAAFTFVSLSDFLPFSDGLTPIASRQAEKYGYIDKKLQLIIPVGFKKARPFSEGLAAVQNADGNWGFINTSGKLIIPYTYSRETSRFMSGLARVENKEGLKGFINKDNVVVIPPRYEYATCFYKGYALVRENYDKPACLIDSMGIVVTTFPKNLSYIDNSKPAPGISAGDRPEYPFYVSETLQQLVDEGKGIFQYGTSYGLVDKKGKVILDCKYAYLSDFHNGKMFAHQSSFVNNSTKHEFGILKEDGEWAIQIVPSEF; translated from the coding sequence ATGCGAAACCTGATAATTGTAGTGGTTTTATCCATTTTCCCCTTTTTCTCAGCCATTGCGCAATCCCTCAAGGTAGAAGGATATGCAGGATCATCTAACAATTACATCACAAAGTTCAAAGGTAATTACTTTACGGTAGAAAGAAATGATGGCTATGCCATAATTGATATGGAAGGGAAAGTTGTTGCCAGTGGCATAAAAGCGCCTGTAATGGGATTCTTCAGAGAACTTCCCTTTGCCCATGGGACGATATTTACTGACGAAGCAGGAAATATTGTATTGAAGAATGTAAAAGGCCAGACATTAGGAACTGGTAAATACAAAGAAGTCCTTCCATTTACAACAGACAACACCGTCGCCAGGGTCCCCAGTGCGCCGGGTACATGGATAGTGGCGTATATTGATACAACGGGCAAAGAAATTGTACGATTTGACGTTAAGAAATACATCGCTATTGTTCAACCACTTAACAAAAACGCAGCTTTTACATTCGTTTCCTTATCGGATTTTCTGCCATTTAGTGACGGGCTGACTCCAATAGCATCCAGACAGGCAGAAAAATATGGGTATATCGATAAAAAACTTCAACTAATTATACCTGTTGGGTTCAAAAAAGCCCGCCCTTTTTCAGAAGGGTTAGCCGCTGTACAAAATGCAGATGGAAACTGGGGATTTATTAACACAAGCGGGAAACTTATTATACCTTATACTTACTCAAGAGAAACCTCAAGATTTATGTCCGGTTTGGCCAGGGTAGAGAATAAGGAAGGCCTCAAGGGATTTATTAATAAAGATAATGTGGTGGTTATCCCTCCCAGGTATGAATACGCGACCTGCTTCTATAAGGGATATGCTCTTGTCCGGGAAAATTATGACAAGCCGGCTTGTCTGATCGATAGTATGGGTATTGTAGTGACAACATTCCCTAAAAACCTTTCCTATATCGACAATTCAAAACCTGCTCCGGGAATTTCTGCTGGTGATCGACCTGAATATCCATTTTATGTTTCAGAAACCTTGCAACAACTGGTAGATGAAGGAAAGGGTATTTTTCAATATGGTACAAGTTATGGCCTGGTCGACAAAAAGGGAAAGGTTATCCTTGATTGCAAGTATGCTTACCTTTCTGATTTCCATAATGGGAAAATGTTTGCACATCAGTCAAGTTTTGTAAATAATTCTACAAAACATGAATTCGGCATTCTTAAGGAAGATGGCGAATGGGCTATTCAGATTGTGCCTTCAGAGTTTTAA